The following are from one region of the Dreissena polymorpha isolate Duluth1 chromosome 2, UMN_Dpol_1.0, whole genome shotgun sequence genome:
- the LOC127870101 gene encoding mitofusin-2-like: MLSEKVLPFGMGHRTNCILQIEGSDSENGYVLTEREPDTPKSIEQLEISIKKLADALKNNESNFVRILFPKTKCRLLREGVVLVEGPGIGVTTELNLWLDKFCLDADVFVLVSDAVATLTQTEKNFFQKVSERLSSTNIFVLLNRWDQSVFEDDVAEVREQHIDRHLEFLYQELNGMDRDKGLERIFFVSAKEALSTRLVEKGEERAKAQLPGQEERHIRFCNFERALEECMSQTAVKTKFERNNNLGKSITTENCALVKDILKSIRQHIDRMRFDRNEMAKHLDFMERQLTMFKCEFKYKITKTVAGVCTEIAKMLTDEINRLPILVGAFNKPFPDDQNSLNEYTQVLSTHVEIGLSRKVELRCTEAQKSAQKNTMQEMTDKMVAKIVPEEYQTKIQKVMHWHDNNFAFRNGFGSRDLFAEFNGFGSQNLFSDFLKMLGFDFNIPLEEIKKWIYVVTVTLALAILSRFLPKKFVVLGVLGVVGLPFYNYYNNLWFKEQDFKTRYVEYVSTQLRSIVSSYSTICSEQVERVLSSTFDELCKEAGSIVDTLKKEVEQQDITIKQLDSIVLKAEAY; encoded by the exons ATGTTGAGCGAGAAGGTCCTGCCGTTTGGAATGGGACACAGGACAAACTGCATCCTGCAAATCGAGGGCTCCGACTCCGAAAACGGCTATGTCCTGACAGAAAGGGAACCAGACACGCCTAAGAGTATAGAGCAACTggaaatt TCCATCAAGAAGCTGGCTGATGCCCTGAAAAATAATGAGAGCAATTTTGTACGGATTCTCTTTCCAAAAACCAAGTGTCGACTTCTCAGAGAGGGGGTAGTTCTCGTGGAAGG TCCTGGGATAGGCGTGACTACTGAACTTAATCTATGGTTGGACAAGTTCTGCCTGGATGCCGATGTGTTTGTTCTCGTGTCCGACGCAGTGGCTACTCTTACACAGACG GAGAAGAATTTCTTCCAAAAGGTCAGCGAGCGTCTTTCTAGCACCAATATCTTCGTCCTTCTCAACCGCTGGGACCAATCCGTATTCGAAGATGACGTAGCGGAGGTGCGAGAACAACACATCGACCGACACCTTGAATTTCTGTATCAAGAGCTGAACGGAATGGATCGGGACAAAGGGCTCGAACGCATTTTCTTTGTCTCTGCGAAAGAGGCGCTAAGTACGCGTCTCGTCGAGAAAGGCGAAGAACGTGCAA AAGCTCAACTCCCGGGGCAAGAAGAAAGGCACATCcgtttttgcaattttgaaagaGCATTGGAG GAGTGTATGTCACAAACTGCTGTAAAAACGAAGTTTGAGCGGAACAATAACCTCGGCAAGAGCATCACGACGGAGAATTGTGCCTTGGTAAAAGACATTCTCAAAAGCATTCGGCAACATAT TGATCGTATGAGATTCGATCGGAATGAGATGGCAAAACATCTGGACTTCATGGAAAGACAACTCACCATGTTCAAATGTGAATTCAAATACAAGATTACTAAAACCGTTGCGGGCGTCTGTACCGAG ATCGCCAAAATGTTAACGGATGAAATCAATCGCCTACCAATACTTGTGGGAGCGTTTAACAAACCGTTCCCGGACGACCAAAATTCACTGAACGAGTATACACAG GTCTTGAGTACACACGTCGAAATAGGCCTTAGTCGCAAGGTGGAATTGCGCTGCACTGAAGCCCAAAAGTCCGCGCAAAAAAACACCATGCAGGAAATGACAG ACAAAATGGTTGCCAAAATTGTCCCAGAAGAATATCAAACGAAAATCCAGAAAGTGATGCATTGGCATGACAATAACTTCGCTTTCCGAAACGGTTTTGGCTCTCGAGACCTGTTTGCCGAGTTTAACGGTTTTGGCTCTCAAAACCTGTTTTCCGACTTTTTGAAGATGCTTGGCTTCGATTTCAACATCCCTCTGGAAGAAATAAAAAAGTGGATTTACGTAGTGACAGTCACACTGGCGTTGGCTATCCTATCTCGTTTT TTACCGAAGAAGTTTGTCGTGTTAGGTGTGTTAGGAGTGGTAGGTCTGCCCTTttacaattactacaacaaccTATGGTTTAAAGAACAAGATTTCAAGACCCGATACGTTGAATACGTGAGCACACAGCTGAGATCCATTGTCTCCAGTTACAGCACAATCTGCAGCGAACAAGTAGAACG AGTGTTGAGTTCGACATTTGACGAGCTATGCAAGGAGGCGGGCAGTATAGTAGACACACTTAAGAAGGAGGTGGAACAGCAGGACATTACCATtaaacagctcgattcgattgtCTTGAAGGCTGAAGCATACTG A